A stretch of the Nematostella vectensis chromosome 1, jaNemVect1.1, whole genome shotgun sequence genome encodes the following:
- the LOC116603634 gene encoding putative mediator of RNA polymerase II transcription subunit 29 isoform X1: MQVRADYQNNNNNNNNNNNNNNNNNNNETEEVDREAATRTPSPNEQQVVSDVRNSEQVVYNLRRGRTIRPFPTNQQRTRQLRRQPSPIRVRVPTVQSTEETSRNLAQLSLLQRRGHPPLPRLRLRLTRLTPPQPPQPSRIIPQPPDQQGPEVQSQMEADNARYIMERMSVNHPTSRSSFVDPRIYEQVRAYIDAAVQRRVNSIESPAQIAHLPTEEEIEEFQRLSLGLIMDTYYE, encoded by the exons ATGCAAGTACGCGCAGATtaccaaaacaacaacaacaacaacaacaacaacaacaacaacaacaataacaacaacaacaacgaaacCGAAGAGGTGGATAGAGAGGCAGCTACACGGACACCATCGCCCAACGAGCAACAG GTTGTGAGCGATGTACGGAACAGTGAGCAAGTTGTCTACAACCTACGCAGGGGGAGGACAATACGACCCTTCCCCACTAACCAACAAAGAACAAGACAACTCAGAAGACAGCCATCACCCATACGGGTACGGGTACCCACGGTCCAAAGCACTGAAGAAACCAGTCGAAACCTGGCGCAACTTAGCCTATTGCAGCGTAGGGGACATCCACCCCTCCCGCGACTACGCTTGCGCCTGACGCGCCTGAcgccaccacaaccaccacaaccatcacgTATAATACCACAACCCCCGGACCAACAAGGACCAGAGGTACAGTCACAAATGGAAGCAGACAACGCACGTTATATAATGGAGCGTATGTCAGTAAACCACCCAACCTCCCGTTCCTCTTTTGTAGACCCAAGAATCTACGAACAGGTCAGAGCCTACATAGACGCAGCGGTACAACGCCGTGTTAATTCCATAGAGTCCCCCGCACAGATTGCACACCTCCCAACGGAAGAAGAGATAGAGGAGTTCCAGCGCCTTAGTCTAGGACTGATAATGGACACTTACTACGAATAA
- the LOC116603634 gene encoding putative mediator of RNA polymerase II transcription subunit 29 isoform X2: MQVRADYQNNNNNNNNNNNNNNNNNNNETEEVDREAATRTPSPNEQQVVSDVRNSEQVVYNLRRGRTIRPFPTNQQRTRQLRRQPSPIRVRVPTVQSTEETSRNLAQLSLLQRRGHPPLPRLRLRLTRLTPPQPPQPSRIIPQPPDQQGPETQESTNRSEPT; this comes from the exons ATGCAAGTACGCGCAGATtaccaaaacaacaacaacaacaacaacaacaacaacaacaacaacaataacaacaacaacaacgaaacCGAAGAGGTGGATAGAGAGGCAGCTACACGGACACCATCGCCCAACGAGCAACAG GTTGTGAGCGATGTACGGAACAGTGAGCAAGTTGTCTACAACCTACGCAGGGGGAGGACAATACGACCCTTCCCCACTAACCAACAAAGAACAAGACAACTCAGAAGACAGCCATCACCCATACGGGTACGGGTACCCACGGTCCAAAGCACTGAAGAAACCAGTCGAAACCTGGCGCAACTTAGCCTATTGCAGCGTAGGGGACATCCACCCCTCCCGCGACTACGCTTGCGCCTGACGCGCCTGAcgccaccacaaccaccacaaccatcacgTATAATACCACAACCCCCGGACCAACAAGGACCAGAG ACCCAAGAATCTACGAACAGGTCAGAGCCTACATAG